The genome window AATTCGTGTCTTCGCCCATCCTAACCCATGATCATTTTTATAACCAGCTTTAATTGTGAAATCTTGTGCATGGTCTGAAGGGATGCTGGTGCCCATTTAGGTTTGTCCATTGTTTTGTCTAATGAAAGAGGATGTCTCTCAGTGTACAGATGGCAAaacccactgaggcaatgtgattgtgattttagCCTGATCAGAACTACAGACAGAAAGGTAAAACAACAGCATGGTGTCAGTTTACCAGGCTGAATCGGTGTTCATTTATGGTTTTAAATCCTGTAAATTAATCCATGGTAAAGCTGGGAGAATTACTCTGTTGGGGTGGCAATGTATGCAATTTCAGATTATACAACTGTCCAGTCTTGTTGCATCCTCTGATAATAATCATGTATAAAACGAACGTTGTTTATTATACAAATTAAACAAGGCATTAATTATAAAGCATTACCCCTTGCTttaataaacaatacaatactCTTCTGAGGACAGTGGCCCACATTAGCTCCAAAACAGTGGAATATGCTCTTTTATTTCCAGGACTCATAGGAATCATACCTTTGATGCCAACTGAGGGAGCTCCGGCTGCTACAGCTGCCAGGGCATACTCTATCTGGACCAGTTTACCCGACGGGCTGCAGGGAGAGACACATGAAGATGCTTACTAAACTGTGAGGCTGGGGGAAGTTAACTCAACTATTTGTAACATCAACTACTGTGGTTCAAAAATCTAATTTAGCGTTTAGCTATTCACAAATGCGAAACTGAAAGCAAAGCTAAAACAACTGACTCATCTGAGCTAATCTAGCTAAGCTAGACCATTGAACATTAGCAATGCAAAACTGAATTGTTTTGGGCGATTCAGTAACAGCCTAAAAGATGAAACAATTTCACGAGTTTATGTGCTCGATAATCAGAAGCAAAGTTTGTCTTATCAGTTGAATTCAGAACACGTTTCGGGACATGCTAACAGTTAACGTTAGCCGATTCATTTATACCCGGCAATGACAGTGCATCGAGTAAAGACGGCTCACAAAACATCACTTTCCTGTCAAACTGGTAAACCGTGCATACACGTTATCAAACTGCCATTCAACAACAACGTCTACACGCCGACCATTTAGATCCCCTTTTCACATTTATGGACAATTTTGACAAAGTTTACCTAAATGTGGTGAGGGAGAAACTGTAGCCTCGTTCCgccatcttgtttttcttcttctactctgtGAGCGCTGCAGACTCGTAAATCAACTTAAGAGTGTATACTGCCACCTATCGACCTGAGTTAAACCTCTACCACAGGCCCTACAATCCAATCAAGATTTAGATCTTGTAGCCATTTATACTATACAAAAACAAGTCTGTGGCGGGATAGACAGACGGTCAGatcctgaaataaaataatacaaaatctgTATCACATCAAATTAAAGTTTAGCAGCTGATATGTTGCCCCTTGCTGATGGATTGGTCTGGCTATTGCTTGGACAGACCCACTGTTAATGTATTGGGCTTGACTAAGTAACAGGTAATCCAACACTTAGTGTTTTTTGTTAGAAAGGTGTTGATTCAACTGTAGGATAATTTGGGGCATAGATTATAtggagaaaaaatgaaaacaacatattttgttattattttatggaCTGACAAGTCCATACTACTGgtttaatcattttaatcattcatcacttattagttattattatcatcactgTAAATACTGCACCTTATCCTCTTGCACCTTATGTTCCTCCTACCTTTTCTCTTCTAACTCATTatgttatctatctatctatctatctatctatctatctatctatctatctaaactGTCTGACTAATGTTTCCACTGTCATCTTCCTGCAACAACTCACAGGATTTTAGAGTACTTTTCCGGTGACGGACcgaagttgtttttcttttttcatgtatgaatcatttatacaccaaaaacatgtaaacacagggcacaggtttaaaaatacaggaatttccctccctcttttctgCCTTCTCCAATTTTCTCCCATTTCTCTGACTAGATTCTTCTGGTGGACGATGTTCACCTGGTTGATCCTTATCCGTTTCTCACAGAACAGAAGGTGTGCTGTGTTCTGCCGCTGTTGACAGACCGATTCAGCAGTTATCTCCTCGAGGATTTTGTCATTGTATGTGAGCCAGCCACCTGTCATGTTACCTGATTCCTGCTGTCGAAAAGCACAGTCACAGATGTAATGGCCTGAGAGGACAggacattatttgttttgaagaAGTCGGCTGGTTGAACCTGGAGTCTcatttttttttgacatgtcAAACACAACTGAACACTTACCATAACTAGCTGAGAAGTCCAAATGGCTGAAGATGCACACCAGAGAGTAGTGGGTCTGGAAAAAACAGTAACCAACATGCAGGAATATTTTATTTGACTGTAGGTCCAGTATATTTGAAAAGCTGGTTTCGGTATGCGCAAATCGTTGCTCTAGCACCAGTGTATGTCCAGAAATTAAAGCTGTAGGACAGTAAAGACTAACCCAACTACCTTTATATGTTTTTCTATCTAGGCCTTTATATTTTAGCAAAATTAAATTAGGAAAATGTCATCTAGCAACACCTGAATTTGACTTATTGGTTCATTGTAACCGTAATATTGACATATTGAGTACATTAAACGAACAAGATCAGATACACCAATATTAATCCAATGCATTAAATTCTTCAGATCACACACAAAGTGCAGTTTGGACCCTCTACCGCTGGGTGGCAGTATGACATCGAAACTTGTCTTGTCTGCTGAAAattaaacagaagaagaagaagctttttGTCGCTGTGTGATGACGTATTGGACTTCGGAGAGTGACCGTGAGCTCTTTGACATGTTGGTAGCTGGATAGGAAGCGTGCAGGCAGTAAAATGATGAATATAGCAGCGATAGTGCAGAGCCTGAGATGCTCTTTGCTACACATTGAAAGCAGACTCTTACAGGTGGCGGGACTGGACGGACAGCTGGGTGAGTTTAGTGACCGGAGCTATGGACCGTGgctaagctaacgttactgCTAACCATGGTGATAAACCctgacatgtacacacacacacagcgtgtctgtctgtgatgtcattttaattttgaattAAGTTTCTCTACAGTATCATAATTGAACTGATTGATTTGGGCTGCATTGATAAGAAGGTAACGGCGTCTTTCCTGTGTGTAGTAGCTCCAGCGCTGGCGGTGAATGGACCCAGTCTCCTGCCTCAGCTGAACAGGGAGGatgagctggaggagcagcagagcccGGAGCAGCCTCCGGGCGTCCTTGACGGCATCCTGTGGATGGCAGTGCCCAAGAAGAGACGCACCATAGAGGTCAACCGCACCAGGAGGAGAGCTGACGAGAAACTCCTGAAAGTCAAGGTGCACTGATAAGAACCACTCCTGGATCCTCTTAAAGGGCCTTTTCAGCCCCAAACCCAACTATAACCATTTTGTATCTTTCTCAGATTCATTGGGAGTGATTAGCTGAGACATCAGCTTTAACTCTAGCTTGAACTCAGAGGTGTTTGGTTTGTGACATGCAAATCTTTataatttatgtattattatttattttaaaagatgcTGCAACAACAGTTAACCAACAAAGTACCAACACCAACAGATCGATAAATGAGATCaaatgcaaaaaacaacaacaattgcAGTGATTGCGAAATGACTCACGATTGGTTGTCTTGACACAGTTtaccataaaacaaaaaatggcagCTCATGCGACTTGGATACTGCATTTGGCTATGTTGTGATTTTAAAtggatgaaaaataaatgattaagaATATCTGTATCAAGGAAGGAAGAGCCCCTATTGTGTAATGTGACGAAAGCACACACTCATGTTAATCACTTTAGctcagtggtgtcaaactgatccagtaaagggccgtgtggctgcaggttttcattccaaccaagcaagaacacacctgatccaaatcaggtgtgtttcattccaaccaagcaagaacacacctgatttggatcaggtgtgttcttgcttggttggaatgaaaacctgcagccacacattCTGCATTTAGCTGAATGTTTCTCAGTGATGATAATGCGCAGTATAAGATGATCAAATACAGATCAAAATTGGTTAATTTGTTGGCCAGTAATTGACAGGAACACGCCAAAGATACGTTGGAAGTCTTTTAGAAACGGTGTTGCCACTACATTGTTTGACTCGCAGTCTCTGcgctctgtctccctctctcagaACAACATCGAGCCATGTCCAGAGTGCGGCCACTTGAAGCAGAAACATGTCATGTGTGGCTTCTGTTATGCTAAGGTGTGCAAGGAGACCGGTCTAATTCGTCAACAGATGCAAGCAATGGATGGCGGTCCGCTGAGGGCCCCGGCTGTGGAGACTGTCATCCTGTATGAGGGGGAGACTCCCAGCCAGCTGGACAAAGACAAGAGGATTGTGGAGAGGCCCAGGAAGAGGCCGGCCTGGTTCAGCTAAGGATGCTCTAATATTAAAGCTGTGTGCGTGGCTGACTCAGGTCTAGTCATATACACACTGAtgctttatttgatattttgtaCAGTCTGATGTTCAGTAAATGAACATGTATCAGCTTTGTTCCAACAAAATATTGGGgatattttattccataaaAGGATTGTTTGATCAGCACTGATACTAATGGCACATCAGACATATGTCTTCACTTATCTTTGTGACCATACTGTATTATATCATTGATGTTTGGCGAGAAAAGTCTAAAGATTTAGGTTTTTGGTATCAGACATCAGAGAAAGTAATTGTGTAATATTTAACAGTCTCACAATAAATTTGA of Sparus aurata chromosome 17, fSpaAur1.1, whole genome shotgun sequence contains these proteins:
- the mrpl32 gene encoding large ribosomal subunit protein bL32m isoform X1: MMNIAAIVQSLRCSLLHIESRLLQVAGLDGQLVAPALAVNGPSLLPQLNREDELEEQQSPEQPPGVLDGILWMAVPKKRRTIEVNRTRRRADEKLLKVKNNIEPCPECGHLKQKHVMCGFCYAKVCKETGLIRQQMQAMDGGPLRAPAVETVILYEGETPSQLDKDKRIVERPRKRPAWFS
- the mrpl32 gene encoding large ribosomal subunit protein bL32m isoform X2 translates to MMNIAAIVQSLRCSLLHIESRLLQVAGLDGQLAPALAVNGPSLLPQLNREDELEEQQSPEQPPGVLDGILWMAVPKKRRTIEVNRTRRRADEKLLKVKNNIEPCPECGHLKQKHVMCGFCYAKVCKETGLIRQQMQAMDGGPLRAPAVETVILYEGETPSQLDKDKRIVERPRKRPAWFS